The nucleotide sequence ACCAGCCTATGTGACAATGAACTCCTTGAGTGAGACGATGTTCCGACTGACCCGGTCGTTTGCCAACCTAGGCCATCTCTTTGTCTTCTTTGCTGCTTCCTACTGGTTCAGCCACCTACAACAGGAAGGAACCATCTTTGTTGCTGGAAGATTCCTGCTGATGTTACTGGGTTCCACGTTTGCCGTACTCCTTTTTATACTGCCCTTGCTGTTTGCCATTGCAACCCGATTCAAGGTAAATCCATATCAGGTTCTCTATCGAATGCTGGCTCCGGCATTAGCAGCACTCTTTAGTGGAAGTATCTTCTTCTCCACCCCGATCAGCATTCCACTCTCCAGACATAATCTCGGATGCCAGAAACGGGTCAGTGCTACTGCCTTCCCCCTCTACACGCTTATCGGGAGGGGAGGGTCGGCTATGATCGCGACCTTGAGCATTCTCAGCCTGTTGTATGCTTCAACGGCAACAATGCCTACTGACAAGGTCATCCTCATCGTTGCACTCACCAGTGCAATGTTCTCCTTTGCCAGCCCTCTGTATCTTGGTTATGAGGTATTCTTCATCTCCATCATAGCCCTGCAATTCCTGAAGATTGATCTTTATGGTGCTGAAATGACTTTGATAGCCCTTATGCCAATACTTAATGGTCTGGGAATTCTCATTGATGCTTATATTGCTGCTTTTGGAGCTACGTATACTTGTCACAGGATGGGAGTATTGCTTGAAAGTGCCTACCGGGACATTCAGTAAGACGCCATGGGAAAGAATCTACGCTTCGTATTTCTGGGAATCCAATCTATCATTACCCTAATACTCTCCATTACGATTATCCATGCAATGGTGAGCTCATTACAGCAACAACAGGGTGTCTGGT is from uncultured Sphaerochaeta sp. and encodes:
- a CDS encoding cation:dicarboxylase symporter family transporter, which gives rise to MKTWISYLAATALALAATLLFGDSTVFQQLTYTITALLVQLGGFVLIPLVFFGFSSGIASLRKDSKGFVFSRTTILWSLFSTLLLAISGAVVFRFFPTYFPASSSAGSDATALSVLAPQSLSTLFESLLPINPFYTLASAESFLLPVIIIALVFGYFLKPNVEVIRPAYVTMNSLSETMFRLTRSFANLGHLFVFFAASYWFSHLQQEGTIFVAGRFLLMLLGSTFAVLLFILPLLFAIATRFKVNPYQVLYRMLAPALAALFSGSIFFSTPISIPLSRHNLGCQKRVSATAFPLYTLIGRGGSAMIATLSILSLLYASTATMPTDKVILIVALTSAMFSFASPLYLGYEVFFISIIALQFLKIDLYGAEMTLIALMPILNGLGILIDAYIAAFGATYTCHRMGVLLESAYRDIQ